A window of Arcobacter acticola genomic DNA:
AACTATTATAATTATTTATTTCTAACATTTTCTAATATCTTTTTAAAATCATTTATGAAAAACTCAACTCTTTGACTTGGAATTCCAGCATATAGTTTGTCAACAGTATAAATATTGTCAGTTTTTGAAGCATTTACAGGCAAGTCTTTCCAAGCTTTTATAATCTCTTCTTGCTCTTTTATATCACCTTCTAAAAAAGGAGTTAATAAAACTATAACATCAGGATTCATTCCTATTATTTTTTCAGTATTTACAACAGGTTGTGCAGGATTTGTAGAATAATATGCATTTTCGTTTCCACTTGCTTTTATAATATCTTCAAAATATAGATAATTTCCTGTAATATAAATTTGGTTTGATAAACTTTTTTTAGGACTAATTACTATTAAAATCTTTTTATCTTTTGTTATTGAATCTAAAGATAATAAGGCATTATCTATATTTGAAATAAGCTGTTTAGCTTTTTCTTCTTTTTTAAAAAATATTCCTAAGTCATTTATGGTATTTTTAATTGATGAGATTGTATTTGTTTTATAAATCAAAGTTTTAATATTTAAAGAATTAAGATTAGAATTTAGTTTATTATCATAATCTTGACCTATTACAACAGTAGGTTTTACTTCAAGTATTTTTTCAAGTGAGATATTGTTATATCCACCTATTTTTTCTATATCTTTTGACTCTTCTGGGAAATCACAAAATCTAGTATTTGCAACTACACTTTTGCCCTCACCTAAAGCAAATACAATCTCATTTATTGAAGGGGAAAGAGTTACTACTCTTTCCCCTGCAAATAAATTTACACCTAAAATTAGTATAAATAAGAATCTTTTCATCTTAGAAAGTAGCCTTTAAGCCAACATAAGCACTTCTTTCAGCAGTTGCATAACCATCAACTGTTTGATAGTATTTATCAAATAAATTATTTACTTTTAAATATGTAGAAAAAGTTTTATTAATTTCATAGTTTACGACTGTATTCCAAAGTGTGTAGTTTCCCGTTTCTGCAGATACATCATATGTTCCAAAATCATATTGAACTCTATCTCCTACATATTCTCCATTTACATTAAAATGAAACTTACTAATTCCATAATAATCAAGTCCAAATTTCAAACTATCTTTCGCTCTTCTTTGTAATCCTTTATCATTATCATCTTTTGCAGAAGTGTATGTATAACTCAAATTAGCCAATAAATCATCATTAATTTTCGGTTTATAAGCTAATTCCATTCCTTGTAAAGTTACATCACCATCCATATTATAATAACTATATGATGAACTATTATATTCAATCATATCTTTTATAGTATTATAAAAATACGTTAAAGATATGTCTTTATATGCTAATGTAATATCATTGCTCTTAGTTGATTCAGGTTGTAAATCAGAATATCCAGCATAAGAATCATAAAGTTTATAAAAAGTTGGGACATTATATGAAGTACCGTAATTTGTTGATAATGATAAGTCTTCTAGGAAATAATGTTTTATTCCAATTTTTCCAGTTGTTTTATTATTAAATAAATCATAATTATCGTATCTTAAAGATTGAGTAAAAATAGTGTCATTAAATTTTGTACTATTTGTAATAAACAATCCTTTATTATTTAATTCTTTATTAACATCATTTTTATGGTTTGTAATTTTATAATCTGTACCAATTTGAACAAAAGAATTATTATTAAAATATGGAATTGTTGCATTTGTACCATACTCTTGTAATGTCCCATCAAACTCTTTTGTATATCCAGTTGGATCATCTCTATTAATTTTTGAATAATTTGTATAAAATTTTAAATCTGAATATTCATTTTTATTTAGATAATTTAAAGAACTATATGTATTCTTAGTTTTTAATTCGTCACCTGTACTATTTGCTGATTTAATTAAATTTTTTGAATAATCAGAATTATAGACAGTATTATCATATTCACTTTTTGTATTAATTATATTATGATTTAATTCTAATCTATTATTTTCATTAATATTAAATCCAGATTTTAAATTTACAGTTGTATTATCATAAGCATCATCTTCATAATTATCAATATCCGTCCCACTTGGTGCTTGCGTTGTAAAACCATTTGTATCTAATCTTGTTATATTTAATTTTATATCAAAATCTTTATTTTTATGAGAAACTCCAGCATTTACTTTTTTTGTATTATATGAACCGTATTCCGTAGAAACATTAGTATGAGTACCTTCTTTTGCTGAAGATGTGATTATATTTATAACACCTGCATTTGCATCAGCACCCCAAATACCACTTTGAGCACCTTTTACAACTTCTATTTGTTCAATATCATCTATCATTAAATGTTCAAATGCTGCTCCACTTATTCCTGTAAAATCGTTATAATTAATACCATCTATTAATACTAATATTCTTTGAGAATCAAAACCTCTCATAAAAACAGAAGTACTTTTTCCTAATCCACCAGTAGAAGTAACATTAATACCAGCAAGTGTATTTAAAGCTTCACTTACAATTGTAAAATGTCTCTCTTGGATCTCTTCTTTTGTAATAACTTCAACATTAGAAGTAACATCTTTGATTGATTGAGTTGATTTTGTAGCACTTATAACTTCGATAGTTTCTAAGTTTTGAGCTGAAAAAAGGTTTGTTGTTGCTAGAAGAACGCTTGCAACTAAGCTTATAGATAATTTTTTTTGCATTTTTTATTTTCCTATTATTTTATGTTTATATGTTATTTGTTGAATATAGTTTTACTGATTTTAATTGCTTTTTTAGCAGTAACTTTGTGATTTTTGGTATTTCATCTAATAAAATAGCATGTATCATGCAGTTAAAAGATTGCAGTTTTCTATTAACTGTTGCTATTAGAATTCCAAAAAAACTAAAGTATTTTTTAGTATTGTGTATCATTATTATTTCCTCCTTTTCAAAATTTTCTTTTTATTAAAATTAAATATGACAGCTTAGTATAGATTTTGTGGGATCTACTAAATATTCATAACCTAAATATGCTATATAAAATCCAAAAGCAATAACTAAATATGAAGCTAGCTTTATGAATAAATCTCTAAGATTTGATTGTTTAAATAATCCTACAAAAAAACCAAGAGAAAAAAGAGCAGGAACGGTGCTCAGTCCAAAAATAAACATTACAAAAGCACCCCAAAAGGCACTTCCAGTACTTGCAGCTGTAATTGCGAATACATATACAAAACCACAAGGAAGAAGACCGTTTAGCATTCCTAAAAGATAAAAACTAAAAAGTGAATCTGAACCTAAAAGTGATTTAAAAGTATTTTGATAAAGTGGTGATTTTGAACATGAATGCTCCAAAATAGTTAAAAATTTAATTTTACCCATAAGTGAAAGTCCAACTAAAACCATCATTGCACCCGTAATTAACAAGAATATTCCACTTGTCATATTATCAAATGTTACAACTCCACCAACAAGCCCAAATAAAGCTCCTAAAATACTATAAGTTGTAATTCTTCCAAAAGAATAAAGTAAATGTGCTGTTGCTTGAACTTGTTTTGACCAAGTACTTCTAATTTTTGTACTTGAATAGGCTATAACAATTCCACCACACATTCCCACACAGTGACCAAAAGAGCCTAGAAAAGCAATTGTTATAATTGATATTATGCTTATCGTTTCCATTATTTACCTAATAACTCTTTTCTTATATATGGGTTTCTTAAGTCTTCATTTCTTAGTACTTTAATCGCCATTTCATCAAAAGTTATAAAACCATCTTGTTTATTTTCATAAGCACCAAATCCATACTTCATAGGTGTTATATCAGTTCTTGAATACCAAGCAAGTCTACCATCAATATATTTTTTCGTATCTTTACTCATAACCCAAATTTTTGCATTATCTTTAAAGCTTTTATCTTTTATCCAGTTTGCCATTCCACCATGATCATGGAAAAACCATGTTTTACCATCGGAAGCTACAACTTGAGAAGCATAATCCATACTATCGATTATCATTCCACAATCACTATCTTGGTATTTACCTAAGATTATTTCAAGTGGGGTTTGTTGAAGATTTCCTTCTTTTAGTACAACCATTTGTTTTTTATTTGACATTGATAAAAATATTATAATTATTATTGCAATTATTACTATTAGTGTTAATATTGGTAAGATTTTTTTCATTTGAACTCCAAAATAGAATTAGTATTATATTCACTTGTATATAAATATTAGTTTATCTCCTATTGTAGAGCAATAAAAAAGGCCTTACAGAGGGAGAACTGTAAAGCCTGTATTCAAATATATTTCATAAATATAGGATACCCAATAAATGTATTTAGTAGGTAGGAGGATTTAATATAAATATCCTATAAATGAATTCTAGCAACTTGTTTGTTAAATAATTGTTAAATCAAGACAATTTTTATCCTATTTGTTACTTTTCTTTACTTTTTTATTTAACTAAGGCCATTCTTGAATATAATCCAGCTGTTGTTGTATATCCAACTTCTGTAAATTTTATATTTTTTTCTTTATCATAAATAAAAGTTGTTGGAAAAGCTTTAATATTAAATTTACTTGAAAAGTCTCCATTTTCGTCATTTACAACTCTAAATGTCAAGTTATTTTCTTGTAAATATTTTTTTATCTCTTCTTTAGTTCCTGATTGAAGTGCGATTGTAATAACTTCATAATCTTTTGAAATCTTTTCAATATTAGCGGCTTCAAATTTACAAGTAGGACACCATGTAGCCCAAAAATGAATAATCAAAGGTTTATCTTCTAAAACTTTATAAACACTTCCATCAAGTAAAGTAAAAGTATTTATATCTAATTTATCTTTATTTAAATCAAGTGAACGATAATAACTTAATGCATTCATAAATATTGCCAAAAGAACTAAGGATATCAATCCTTCTTTAGCATATTTTTTTATTTTTTCTTTCATTTTTTTCCTTAGAATAACTAACAATAACAGTATATTCAATATTATTGCAAAAAATCATTTAGTAAGTGTAAAGTACATAAAAAAAGACAAAGTAGCAAAAAACTATTAAGCACTTTTATGGTAATCTCTCCATTAAAAAAAGTAACAATTTTGAAGGATATAAATGCGTTTAATAATGTTTGATATGGACGGAACGCTCATAGATAGTGGATTTGCAATTACAAATACAATAAATTATGTAAGAGTTAATTTGGGATTTGAAGAATTAGAAAAAAGTTATATTTTAGAAAAAGTAAATGACCCAAATATTAATTCTTCAGAATTTTTTTATGGAACAAAAGAGTTTACAGCTGAACAAACGAGACTTTTTGAAGAGTATTATAATAAACATTGTTTAAGTGATTTAGTTGTTTATGATGGTATTTCAAAACTAATTGATGATTTAAAAAATGATTTTACACTTGCCGTTGCAACAAATGCAAATTCACAATATGCTCATAAAATGCTAAATCATGTGGGACTTGGACATCATTTTAAAACTATTTTAGGATATGACAGTGTTTCAAAACCAAAACCACATCCTGAAATGGTAAATAAAATTTTAGATATTCACAAAATTTCAAATATAAATGCTCAATTAATAGGTGATTCACATAAAGATATAATGGCTGCGACAAAAGCAGGTGTTGATTCTGTTTTAGTAAATTGGGGATTTTCAAATCATGAAAAAGATGCTATAGAAACAGTATCAGAACTTGAAAAAAGAATACAAGCTAAATTTAAATAGCTTTAAAAATATAGGTTAAAAAATGTTTGAAGCAATAAAAAACTTATTTAAAAAACAAGAAACTTTCCCTTGTATTATTTGGGATGGTAAGATTATGAAATATTTAGATTTAACACAAAAACAAATAGATGAGATGAATAATAACTCAGAAAAATATCCTGGTTGGAGAGTTACAAAAAAAGAGGATTGTTAAAATCCTACTTTTTTTCGTAACTTACAAACTTGTAAGTACCTTCTGCTAAATCTTCCACATCAAAACTATCAAATTTTACTCTATGAAGTGTAAGTACCCTATTTCCAACAGCTCCAAACATTCTTTTTACTTGATGATATTTTCCTTCACAAATTTCTAATCTTACTTGTGTTGGAGTTATAACTTCTAATTTTGCTGGAAGTAATGGTTTTGTTTCACCATTTAACATAAGTTCTCCACTTGCAAATATTTGCTCTTCATCACCTTTTAGTGGAACTGCTAATGTTGCTTCATAGATTTTTAAAACATCACTTTTAGGGCTTGAAAGTTTATGATTTAAAGCTCCGTCATCTGTTAGAAGAATAGCTCCCGTTGTATCAACATCAAGTCTTCCAATAGTAGATATTTTTGGTTTTCTTCTATTCCATCTATTTGGAATTAATGCATAAATTAAACTTCCTGCATCATTATGTGAGCATATAAAACCTGCTGGTTTATTTAATAATACTGTGATAGTTTCAGGATCTATTGGCTCTTTATTTATTGTAATATCATCATGATATGCTTTAGTTGATGGGTCAAAAACCCTCTTATCATTTATACAAAGTTCATAAATTCTAAGAAACTTCCTAGCTTCACTTCTTGTACAATATCCTAAACTAGAAAGATGTGCATCGATTCTTTTGTAACTATTTGCCATATATTATTATCTCTTCTTTTTAAATTGGCTTGGATATTAACATTTTTTTCAATAAAATACAACTATGAAATTAATTGATAAAAAATATGCAGTCTATTTACTAGATGATGAAAACTTTGATTTTCCAACTCTTAATATGATGAAAGATGATTTAGTGGCTATTGGTGGGGATTTTCATCCACAAAGAGTTTTAAATGCCTACGAAAATGGTATCTTTCCTTGGTATGTTGATGAGTACAATTATATACATTGGTTTAGCCCTCAAAAAAGAATGGTTTTAAAACCACAAGATATGAAAGTATCAAAAAGTCTTAAAAAATCTATAGCAAATAAAGGCTTTGTAATAAAATCAAATGAAAACTTTGAAGCTGTGATAAGAGCCTGTTCTGAGATAAAAAGAAAACATGAAGCAAGTACTTGGATAAGTGAAGACTTTATTAAAGCTTATACAAATCTACATGAACTTGATATTGCTTTTTCAATAGAGTGCTACTTAGATGATGAATTAGTAGGTGGACTTTATGGGCTTTTAATAGGTGATATTTTTTGTGGTGAAAGTATGTTTGCAAAGGTTACAGATGCATCAAAAGTAGCATTTTATCACCTTTGCCAACAAGCAGAAAAAAATGACATTAAACTTATAGATTGTCAAGTTTATAATGACCATTTAGCAAGTTTGGGTGCAAGTGAAATAAGTAGAGAAGAGTATTTTAAGATTTTAGAAGAATCTAGGGACTAAGTAGACTTTCTACTTTTTATCCCAAGCTTTTTGC
This region includes:
- a CDS encoding sulfite exporter TauE/SafE family protein, with protein sequence METISIISIITIAFLGSFGHCVGMCGGIVIAYSSTKIRSTWSKQVQATAHLLYSFGRITTYSILGALFGLVGGVVTFDNMTSGIFLLITGAMMVLVGLSLMGKIKFLTILEHSCSKSPLYQNTFKSLLGSDSLFSFYLLGMLNGLLPCGFVYVFAITAASTGSAFWGAFVMFIFGLSTVPALFSLGFFVGLFKQSNLRDLFIKLASYLVIAFGFYIAYLGYEYLVDPTKSILSCHI
- a CDS encoding TonB-dependent receptor plug domain-containing protein, with the protein product MQKKLSISLVASVLLATTNLFSAQNLETIEVISATKSTQSIKDVTSNVEVITKEEIQERHFTIVSEALNTLAGINVTSTGGLGKSTSVFMRGFDSQRILVLIDGINYNDFTGISGAAFEHLMIDDIEQIEVVKGAQSGIWGADANAGVINIITSSAKEGTHTNVSTEYGSYNTKKVNAGVSHKNKDFDIKLNITRLDTNGFTTQAPSGTDIDNYEDDAYDNTTVNLKSGFNINENNRLELNHNIINTKSEYDNTVYNSDYSKNLIKSANSTGDELKTKNTYSSLNYLNKNEYSDLKFYTNYSKINRDDPTGYTKEFDGTLQEYGTNATIPYFNNNSFVQIGTDYKITNHKNDVNKELNNKGLFITNSTKFNDTIFTQSLRYDNYDLFNNKTTGKIGIKHYFLEDLSLSTNYGTSYNVPTFYKLYDSYAGYSDLQPESTKSNDITLAYKDISLTYFYNTIKDMIEYNSSSYSYYNMDGDVTLQGMELAYKPKINDDLLANLSYTYTSAKDDNDKGLQRRAKDSLKFGLDYYGISKFHFNVNGEYVGDRVQYDFGTYDVSAETGNYTLWNTVVNYEINKTFSTYLKVNNLFDKYYQTVDGYATAERSAYVGLKATF
- a CDS encoding pseudouridine synthase, which gives rise to MANSYKRIDAHLSSLGYCTRSEARKFLRIYELCINDKRVFDPSTKAYHDDITINKEPIDPETITVLLNKPAGFICSHNDAGSLIYALIPNRWNRRKPKISTIGRLDVDTTGAILLTDDGALNHKLSSPKSDVLKIYEATLAVPLKGDEEQIFASGELMLNGETKPLLPAKLEVITPTQVRLEICEGKYHQVKRMFGAVGNRVLTLHRVKFDSFDVEDLAEGTYKFVSYEKK
- a CDS encoding ABC transporter substrate-binding protein — protein: MKRFLFILILGVNLFAGERVVTLSPSINEIVFALGEGKSVVANTRFCDFPEESKDIEKIGGYNNISLEKILEVKPTVVIGQDYDNKLNSNLNSLNIKTLIYKTNTISSIKNTINDLGIFFKKEEKAKQLISNIDNALLSLDSITKDKKILIVISPKKSLSNQIYITGNYLYFEDIIKASGNENAYYSTNPAQPVVNTEKIIGMNPDVIVLLTPFLEGDIKEQEEIIKAWKDLPVNASKTDNIYTVDKLYAGIPSQRVEFFINDFKKILENVRNK
- a CDS encoding redoxin domain-containing protein, translating into MKEKIKKYAKEGLISLVLLAIFMNALSYYRSLDLNKDKLDINTFTLLDGSVYKVLEDKPLIIHFWATWCPTCKFEAANIEKISKDYEVITIALQSGTKEEIKKYLQENNLTFRVVNDENGDFSSKFNIKAFPTTFIYDKEKNIKFTEVGYTTTAGLYSRMALVK
- the aat gene encoding leucyl/phenylalanyl-tRNA--protein transferase, producing MKLIDKKYAVYLLDDENFDFPTLNMMKDDLVAIGGDFHPQRVLNAYENGIFPWYVDEYNYIHWFSPQKRMVLKPQDMKVSKSLKKSIANKGFVIKSNENFEAVIRACSEIKRKHEASTWISEDFIKAYTNLHELDIAFSIECYLDDELVGGLYGLLIGDIFCGESMFAKVTDASKVAFYHLCQQAEKNDIKLIDCQVYNDHLASLGASEISREEYFKILEESRD
- a CDS encoding HAD family hydrolase, translated to MRLIMFDMDGTLIDSGFAITNTINYVRVNLGFEELEKSYILEKVNDPNINSSEFFYGTKEFTAEQTRLFEEYYNKHCLSDLVVYDGISKLIDDLKNDFTLAVATNANSQYAHKMLNHVGLGHHFKTILGYDSVSKPKPHPEMVNKILDIHKISNINAQLIGDSHKDIMAATKAGVDSVLVNWGFSNHEKDAIETVSELEKRIQAKFK